One window of the Phalacrocorax aristotelis chromosome 19, bGulAri2.1, whole genome shotgun sequence genome contains the following:
- the SH2D5 gene encoding SH2 domain-containing protein 5, which translates to MRKKPANGRGPDPAAPQQRARGITKPAEYVGSFVVEGLDLQQQAGRLEEQLQALKDCPRRRLVVLRFSLQGLKVYGADGETLLMAHALRRILYSTWRHADRQFAFVARNPRGPASTLFCHLFVGPPGEVQTLHLLLCRSFQLCYLLAHPEEQAGEGEPPGAGVLREPLNPEEVSRNVNALVSFRRLPAPASLGSLGIGERRPEAEGRAGAWRPGNPYCSPVLVRKKAIRSKVLRSGAYRDCGGESQLHQPPRDAAAAGWESKGARSLAFLPENESVLAESVWAFAGIARDGGIALLRRDVPGAFLLRPEPGLAKRWCLWVRAPCGVVPYCLFRTHQGRFCVEHSNAEFASVAALLAHYSGAPGGCFCRLAPGRCNPGYEERDPGGGASALGEAAWAPAAPVGVPHERG; encoded by the exons TATGTGGGCTCCTTCGTGGTGGAGGGCTTGGACCTGCAGCAGCAAGCGGGGcggctggaggagcagctgcaggcacTGAAG GACTGCCccaggaggaggctggtggTGCTGAGGTTCAGCTTGCAGGGGCTGAAGGTCTATGGGGCTGATGGGGAG ACGCTGCTGATGGCGCACGCTCTCCGCCGGATCCTGTACAGCACGTGGCGACACGCCGACCGCCAGTTCGCCTTCGTCGCCCGCAACCCTCGCGGCCCCGCAAGCACCCTCTTCTGCCACCTCTTCGTGGGGCCCCCGGGCGAG GTCCAGACCCTGCACCTCTTGCTCTGCCgctccttccagctctgctacCTCCTGGCGCACCCCGAGGAGCAGGCGGGCGAGGGGGagccccccggggccggggtgcTGCGGGAGCCGCTCAACCCCGAGGAGGTGTCGCGCAACGTCAACGCCCTCGTCTCCTTCCGACGTCTGCCTGCGCCCGCCAGCCTCGGCTCCCTGGGCATCGGG GAGCGGCGGCCGGAGGCGGAGGGCAGAGCTGGCGCCTGGCGCCCAGGGAACCCCTACTGCTCCCCAGTTCTGGTGCGCAAAAAAGCCATCCGCAGCAAAGTCCTGCGCTCGGGGGCTTACCGGGACTGCGGGGGCGAGAGCCAGCTCCACCAGCCGCCTCGCGACGCCG CGGCGGCAGGCTGGGAGAGCAAAGGGGCGAGGAGCTTGGCCTTCCTCCCCGAAAACGAGAGCGTCCTCGCCGAGAGCGTGTGGGCCTTTGCCGGCATCGCCAG GGACGGCGGCATCGCGCTGCTGCGGCGGGACGTCCCCGGCGCCTTCCTCCTGCGCCCCGAGCCCGGCCTGGCCAAGCGCTGGTGCCTGTGGGTGCGGGCGCCCTGCGGCGTCGTCCCCTACTGCCTCTTCAGGACCCACCAGGGCAGGTTCTGCGTGGAG CACTCCAACGCCGAGTTCGCCAGCGTGGCCGCCCTGCTGGCTCACTACTCCGGGGCGCCGGGGGGTTGCTTCTGCCGCCTGGCCCCCGGCCGCTGCAACCCTGGCTACGAGGAGCGGGACCCTGGCGGTGGGGCCAGCGCGCTGGGAGAGGCCGCCTGGGCCCCTGCCGCCCCCGTTGGGGTGCCGCATGAACGGGGTTAG
- the KIF17 gene encoding kinesin-like protein KIF17, which translates to MASEAVKVIVRCRPMNEREKALGCKAVVSMESRRGQCFLQNPAVAGEPPKQFTFDGAYYQEHNTEQIYNEIAYPLVEGVTEGFNGTIFAYGQTGSGKSFTMQGIVDPSTQKGIIPRAFEHIFESVQCAENAKFLVRASYLEIYNEDIRDLLGADTKQKLELKEHPEKGVYVKGLSLHTVRSVVQCERIMETGWRNRAVGYTLMNKDSSRSHSIFTVNMEIYTVDERGQDHLRAAKLNLVDLAGSERQSKTGATGERLKEASKINLSLSALGNVISALVDGRCKHIPYRDSKLTRLLQDSLGGNTKTLMVACLSPADNNYDESLSTLRYASRAKNIKNKPCINEDPKDALLREYQEEIKKLKAILAEQMSANNLSGLLPAETAHLEAKPAPLLKPQLDLEAEKQLIREEYEERLAQLKASYEAEQASRARLEEDISSLRNRYDLKLSALEENLRKQAAAMRTETMPDEPPLPEDSGDAADEEPTPAQDPVAPWTAQDAGDVSTGSTGAEVAVTAEGTSIPADQQQVLARLQMLEQQVVGGEQAENKDLKEKHKRRKKYADERRMQLVAALQQSNEDSGDWVLLNVYDSIQEEVRAKSKLLEKMQKKLRAAETEIKDLQSEFELEKIDYLGTIRRLERDLMLFQQLLDQVQSLVRRDCNYSNLEKIKRESVWDEETGCWKIPEPVIQRTRLPAAVPALPQPKPTQKSPSTNSGDRTVHNSAAPGAADGTFPFQPEEDRYKLALERSDSQAIASSYFRSTRASRLLYPDPATDRAPSFASALPQPRPFRLQALAPHKKGAPGSNSRPL; encoded by the exons ATGGCCTCCGAGGCGGTGAAGGTGATTGTGCGCTGCCGGCCCATGAACGAGCGTGAGAAGGCTCTCGGCTGCAAGGCGGTTGTCAGCATGGAGAGCAGACGGGGCCAGTGCTTTCTCCAAAACCCTGCTGTTGCCGGCGAGCCCCCAAAGCAGTTCACCTTTGATGGGGCGTACTACCAGGAGCACAACACGGAGCAGATCTACAACGAGATCGCCTACCCACTCGTGGAG gGTGTCACCGAAGGCTTCAACGGCACTATATTTGCCTACGGCCAGACTGGCAGTGGGAAGTCATTCACCATGCAGGGAATCGTGGATCCTTCCACACAGAAAGGGATAATACCAAGGGCATTTGAACACATTTTTGAGAGTGTACAG TGTGCTGAAAATGCCAAGTTCTTGGTGAGGGCTTCCTACCTGGAGATTTACAATGAAGACATACGAGACCTTCTAGGAGCTGATACCAAGCAGAAGCTGGAG CTGAAGGAGCACCCGGAGAAAGGGGTGTACGTGAAGGGGCTCTCTCTGCACACGGTGCGCAGCGTGGTGCAATGCGAGCGGATCATGGAGACGGGCTGGAGGAACCGAGCAGTGGGTTACACCCTCATGAATAAGGACTCTTCCCGCTCCCACTCCATCTTTACTGTCAATATGGAAATCTACACTGTAG ATGAGCGAGGGCAGGACCACCTTAGGGCCGCAAAACTCAATTTAGTGGATCTGGCAGGAAGCGAGAGACAGTCAAAAACTGGAGCCACGGGGGAGCGGCTCAAGGAGGCCAGCAAAATCAACCTCTCCCTCTCAGCTCTGGGCAACGTCATCTCGGCCCTGGTTGACGGCAGGTGTAAGCACATCCCCTACCGAGACTCAAAGCTGACCAGGCTGCTGCAAGACTCCCTCGGAGGGAATACCAAGACGCTGATGGTAGCGTGCTTATCTCCAGCTGATAACAACTATGACGAAAGCCTCAGTACTTTGCGCTACGCCAGTCGAGCAAAAAACATCAAGAACAAGCCCTGTATCAATGAGGACCCCAAGGATGCTCTGCTGAGGGAATATCAGGAGGAGATTAAGAAGCTGAAGGCCATTCTAGCTGAACAGATGAGTGCAAATAACTTGTCAG GGCTTCTACCTGCTGAGACTGCTCACCTGGAAGCGAAGCCAGCTCCCCTCCTCAAACCCCAGTTAGATCTggaagcagagaagcagctgatCAGAGAA GAGTATGAAGAAAGGCTGGCCCAACTGAAGGCCAGCTACGAAGCAGAGCAGGCATCCCGTGCCCGCCTCGAAGAGGACATCAGTAGCCTGAGGAATCGCTATGATCTCAAGCTGTCTGCTCTCGAGGAGAACCTCAGGAAGCAAGCAG CTGCCATGAGGACTGAAACCATGCCTGACGAGCCACCTTTGCCCGAAGACTCTGGTGATGCAGCAGATGAAGAACCAACACCAGCCCAG GACCCAGTAGCACCCTGGACTGCCCAAGACGCTGGTGATGTGAGCACAGGGAGCACTGGAGCAGAGGTGGCCGTCACTGCTGAGGGGACTTCCATCCCTGCAGACCAGCAGCAGGTGCTCGCCAG GCTGCAGATGCTAGAACAACAAGTGGTGGGGGGAGAACAGGCTGAAAACAAGGAtctcaaagaaaaacacaaacgCCGGAAAAAATATGCGGACGAGCGGAGGATGCAGCTGGTGGCTGCGCTGCAGCAGTCTAACGAGGACAGCGGTGACTGGGTTCTGCTTAACGTCTATGACTCCATCCAGGAGGAGGTTCGAGCCAAGAGTAAGCTTCTGGAGAAGATGCAGAAGAAG CTGCGGGCTGCCGAGACCGAGATCAAAGATCTGCAGTCGGAGTTTGAGCTGGAAAAGATCGATTACCTCGGCACCATCCGCCGCCTGGAGCGAGACCTGATGctcttccagcagctgctggatcAGGTGCAGTCCCTCGTCCGGCGTGACTGCAACTACAGCAATCTGGAGAAGATCAAGCGCGAATCCGTCTGGGATGAAGAAACTGGTTGCTGGAAAATTCCAGAGCCTGTCATTCAGCGAACCCGCCTGCCGGCAG CGGTTCCGGCCCTGCCACAGCCCAAACCTACCCAAAAAAGCCCTTCAACCAACAGCGGAGACCGAACG GTACACAACAGCGCAGCGCCCGGCGCCGCTGACGGCACCTTCCCCTTCCAGCCCGAGGAAGACCGCTACAAGCTGGCGCTGGAGAGGAGCGACAGCCAGGCCATCGCCAGCAGCTACTTCCGATCCACGCGAGCCAGCCGCCTCCTCTACCCCGACCCGGCCACGGACCGAG cCCCCAGCTTCGCCTccgccctgccccagccccggcccttCCGCCTCCAGGCCCTGGCTCCGCACAAAAAAGGCGCGCCCGGCTCCAACAGCCGCCCGCTCTGA